One stretch of Fictibacillus sp. b24 DNA includes these proteins:
- a CDS encoding amino acid permease — protein sequence MLKRNLGFWVLTALVVGNMVGSGIFMLPRSLAEVASPSGVLSAWIITGFGVLMTALVFGNLSLRKPELNGGPQNYAKALFKKDSNSSLLAGYLVSWGYWVANWSGNVAIITTFASYLSTFFPVMTNGNPLFKILGTTVTTGGVITFAVCTILLWSVHYLILNGIEGAGKVNFVATAAKVLGFLLFILACLYAFQASNLIPFYEPIEGEGGVQTGFLSQINNAAIATLWAFVGVESAVVFSTRAKKKSDVKKATILGLIIALALYLSITLLVMGTLPQNELVESQKPLVDALKTAIGPSGSMVMATLGVISLFGATVGWVLLSAEVPFQAAKQRMFIPHFLKENKKGSPVFSLWITNLCTQAFLFSVISQSMASAFDFMIFIATLAFLVPYMVASLYQLKLVIKGETYEGSRRSRSTDAVIASLAAIYSIWVIYAGTADIKTFLFGIALLASGILFYPLVPKQAATKEKPAQK from the coding sequence GTGTTGAAAAGAAATTTAGGTTTTTGGGTTTTAACGGCGCTTGTCGTCGGTAACATGGTAGGTTCAGGTATTTTTATGCTGCCTCGCTCACTTGCAGAGGTAGCAAGTCCATCTGGTGTTCTTTCCGCCTGGATAATTACGGGGTTTGGCGTCTTAATGACAGCGCTTGTATTCGGTAATTTATCATTAAGGAAACCTGAGTTAAATGGAGGACCTCAAAACTACGCTAAAGCGTTATTTAAGAAAGATTCCAATTCTTCATTGTTAGCAGGTTACCTTGTAAGCTGGGGATATTGGGTAGCAAACTGGTCTGGTAACGTTGCCATCATCACAACTTTTGCGAGTTATTTATCTACTTTTTTTCCTGTTATGACTAACGGAAATCCATTATTTAAGATTCTGGGAACAACAGTTACAACTGGAGGCGTGATTACGTTTGCCGTTTGCACAATCCTTCTTTGGAGCGTCCACTATTTAATTCTGAATGGAATTGAAGGAGCAGGAAAAGTAAATTTTGTTGCAACCGCTGCAAAAGTTTTAGGCTTTTTGCTCTTTATTCTTGCATGTCTCTATGCGTTCCAAGCTAGTAACCTTATTCCTTTTTATGAACCGATCGAAGGAGAAGGCGGTGTTCAAACTGGTTTTCTTTCACAAATCAACAATGCGGCAATTGCTACATTATGGGCTTTTGTCGGAGTAGAATCAGCTGTAGTTTTTTCAACTCGAGCCAAGAAAAAGAGTGATGTAAAAAAAGCAACAATACTTGGACTGATAATCGCACTTGCACTGTACTTAAGTATCACGCTATTGGTCATGGGAACATTGCCACAGAATGAACTGGTTGAATCTCAAAAACCATTAGTTGACGCATTAAAAACTGCCATAGGTCCATCGGGAAGTATGGTGATGGCCACATTAGGAGTCATATCACTATTTGGTGCAACGGTTGGATGGGTCTTATTATCTGCTGAAGTACCTTTTCAAGCCGCTAAACAACGAATGTTTATACCTCACTTTTTAAAAGAAAACAAAAAAGGCTCTCCTGTTTTTTCACTCTGGATTACAAACTTATGTACGCAAGCCTTCTTATTTTCTGTAATCTCTCAATCCATGGCATCAGCATTCGATTTTATGATTTTTATTGCGACATTAGCTTTCCTGGTTCCTTATATGGTCGCTTCTCTTTATCAATTGAAACTTGTAATAAAAGGGGAGACATATGAAGGTTCAAGAAGGAGCCGATCAACAGATGCAGTCATCGCTTCACTTGCAGCTATCTATTCGATTTGGGTAATCTATGCCGGAACAGCTGATATTAAGACCTTTTTATTTGGTATTGCTCTGCTTGCTTCAGGAATACTATTTTATCCTCTCGTTCCAAAACAAGCTGCTACAAAAGAAAAACCGGCTCAAAAATAG
- a CDS encoding reverse transcriptase-like protein yields MIEIYIDGASAGDPGLSGAGVYVKIGNGTTHSHRFPIGVMSNHEAEYHALIHGLELCIENDWRIVSFRTDSQAVERAIDKRYAKDKRYTELLEKALNLSQQLDLFFIKWIPSKQNKIADELARQAIQMNRSQPND; encoded by the coding sequence TTGATAGAGATATACATTGATGGTGCGAGTGCAGGTGATCCGGGACTTTCTGGAGCCGGCGTATATGTAAAAATCGGAAATGGCACAACTCATTCTCATCGTTTTCCAATTGGTGTTATGTCTAACCATGAAGCTGAGTATCATGCGCTTATTCATGGATTAGAGTTATGTATTGAAAACGATTGGAGAATTGTATCCTTTCGCACAGATTCTCAAGCCGTAGAAAGAGCGATCGATAAAAGATACGCAAAAGATAAACGTTATACTGAACTATTAGAAAAAGCGTTAAACTTATCACAACAGCTCGACCTGTTTTTCATTAAGTGGATACCATCCAAACAAAATAAGATAGCAGATGAATTGGCAAGGCAAGCCATTCAAATGAATAGGAGCCAGCCAAATGATTAA
- a CDS encoding reverse transcriptase-like protein, with amino-acid sequence MNFSIEYMYKHPKSPLKIRFVSDPMSLNEALFITADLEKTGRVSELIFIDTKGVSWTKKELLKLTEVKNEEPKNISIYFDGGYKAETGASGQGIIIRYSQNGVNYRIKKNASLTNLESNNEAEYAALWIAAQELEELGVQYEEVIIQGDSKVVIEQLKGEWPCYETNLQNWADKIETLFKKLQVEPVYEWVARNKNKDADQLVTQALNGKIIQAKKEVIDNL; translated from the coding sequence ATGAACTTCTCAATAGAGTATATGTACAAACACCCTAAATCACCATTAAAGATTCGGTTTGTTTCTGATCCAATGTCATTGAACGAAGCTCTCTTTATTACAGCTGACCTTGAAAAAACAGGAAGAGTGTCTGAATTGATCTTTATCGATACGAAGGGTGTTTCTTGGACAAAGAAAGAGCTTTTGAAGCTAACAGAGGTAAAAAACGAAGAACCTAAGAACATCTCGATCTATTTTGATGGAGGGTATAAGGCAGAAACGGGAGCGAGCGGACAAGGAATTATCATTCGTTACTCTCAAAACGGCGTGAACTACCGCATCAAGAAAAACGCTAGTTTGACAAACCTTGAATCCAATAATGAAGCAGAATATGCTGCATTGTGGATCGCTGCACAAGAACTTGAAGAGCTTGGTGTACAGTATGAGGAAGTAATCATTCAAGGTGATTCAAAGGTAGTTATAGAGCAATTGAAAGGTGAATGGCCTTGTTATGAAACAAACCTCCAGAACTGGGCAGACAAGATCGAAACACTATTTAAGAAGCTTCAAGTCGAACCTGTTTATGAGTGGGTAGCAAGAAATAAAAATAAAGATGCAGATCAGCTGGTTACTCAAGCATTAAACGGAAAGATCATTCAAGCAAAGAAAGAAGTCATTGATAATCTTTAA
- a CDS encoding 2Fe-2S iron-sulfur cluster-binding protein, with protein sequence MAKIDVQGFGTYQIENGKKLVNALEDNGIDILHRCGGKAKCTTCRVEVLSGDLGPIGENEANIIATKGLSGNVRLSCQICVTEDASIKPILTVTSEGLDAGPRPAEEC encoded by the coding sequence ATGGCAAAAATTGACGTTCAAGGCTTTGGTACATATCAGATTGAGAACGGAAAGAAACTTGTAAACGCTTTAGAGGATAACGGAATCGACATTCTCCACCGTTGTGGAGGAAAAGCAAAGTGTACAACATGCCGCGTTGAGGTTTTATCCGGAGATTTAGGTCCTATAGGAGAAAATGAAGCAAATATTATCGCTACAAAAGGTCTGTCTGGCAATGTTCGATTATCATGCCAAATCTGTGTTACGGAAGACGCTTCCATTAAGCCAATCCTTACTGTAACATCTGAAGGTTTGGATGCTGGTCCACGTCCTGCTGAAGAGTGTTAA
- a CDS encoding YycC family protein, translated as MKPLQLSADTAVKLAKALNVPLEQLMHMPQHILVKKLMELEASKENKDE; from the coding sequence ATGAAACCATTACAACTTTCAGCAGACACTGCTGTTAAATTAGCAAAGGCATTAAACGTGCCATTGGAGCAGTTGATGCACATGCCACAGCACATCTTAGTAAAAAAACTGATGGAATTGGAAGCATCCAAAGAAAATAAGGATGAATAA
- a CDS encoding DNA alkylation repair protein, whose product MANPYLCPNCKTNRTRFNVIEQNPVSVKLDPSTGDVVQQYEDGQLDMFHLPYRGSERLIQCGACGIVGEEEMYIKRAQSNPRA is encoded by the coding sequence ATGGCAAATCCTTATTTATGTCCAAATTGCAAAACCAATCGTACCCGTTTTAATGTTATTGAACAAAATCCGGTTTCGGTAAAACTGGACCCTTCAACAGGTGACGTTGTTCAGCAGTATGAAGATGGACAATTAGATATGTTCCACCTGCCATATCGAGGATCAGAAAGATTGATTCAATGCGGTGCATGCGGAATTGTTGGAGAAGAAGAAATGTATATCAAGCGTGCTCAGAGCAATCCTAGAGCATAA
- a CDS encoding DUF6123 family protein — protein sequence MEENILDDYVALLASKGFRLNDGDLHFIDFGRHYTDATESQVKIALEVTLIQQLSFDGSYFIALLESFVKEKITSKKRAYALLNRLKSSREKKHSCTVG from the coding sequence ATGGAAGAAAATATCCTAGATGATTATGTAGCTTTGCTGGCTTCTAAAGGGTTTCGTTTAAATGATGGTGATCTTCATTTTATTGATTTTGGCAGACATTATACCGATGCTACAGAATCACAAGTGAAGATTGCATTAGAAGTTACGCTCATACAGCAATTATCTTTTGATGGAAGTTACTTTATTGCACTTCTTGAATCTTTTGTAAAAGAGAAAATCACTTCAAAGAAACGCGCCTATGCTTTACTGAATCGATTAAAATCAAGCAGAGAAAAGAAACATTCTTGTACAGTGGGGTAA
- a CDS encoding CvfB family protein, translating into MESKKPGLVYSLKVLRNSDLGYVLDLEDGKEVLLHKAEAKSKHEEGSLVEVFLYQDHEGRLAATETIPKVQLDSLAWLEVAGVNRKLGVFLHIGIKKDVLLSKDDLPESWDEWPHLGDRLYSGLKLDKKGRLFADLATEEEMVEQAEAATEEAFNQQTSGYVYKINEAGVLLFTDSQHIGFIHNDELKVKPRLGQKLGARVAFVREDGRINLSMRARKEIAYSEDSERIYQYLRENKGQMPLTDKSSPEEIKETFQMSKAAFKRALGKLMKEEKIIQEDGKTYLQI; encoded by the coding sequence ATGGAATCAAAAAAACCAGGTTTAGTATACTCTCTTAAAGTACTAAGGAATTCAGATTTGGGCTATGTTCTTGATTTAGAAGATGGCAAGGAAGTCCTTTTGCACAAAGCAGAAGCCAAAAGCAAGCATGAAGAGGGAAGTTTAGTTGAAGTATTTTTGTATCAAGATCATGAAGGAAGACTTGCTGCTACGGAAACAATTCCAAAAGTACAGCTCGATTCATTGGCTTGGCTTGAAGTAGCAGGTGTAAACCGTAAGTTAGGTGTATTTCTTCACATAGGAATCAAAAAAGATGTGCTGTTATCAAAAGATGATCTGCCTGAATCATGGGACGAGTGGCCACATCTTGGAGACCGTTTATATTCCGGTTTAAAGCTGGATAAAAAGGGACGCCTCTTTGCTGACCTGGCAACAGAAGAAGAAATGGTTGAACAAGCAGAGGCAGCAACTGAAGAAGCATTTAATCAACAAACGTCTGGATATGTTTATAAGATAAACGAAGCTGGTGTCTTGCTGTTTACCGATTCTCAGCACATCGGATTTATTCATAACGACGAATTAAAAGTTAAGCCGCGTCTTGGTCAAAAGCTGGGAGCACGTGTCGCATTCGTTCGTGAAGATGGAAGAATCAACTTATCGATGCGAGCAAGAAAAGAGATTGCGTACAGTGAAGATTCTGAGCGTATTTATCAATATTTAAGAGAAAACAAAGGACAAATGCCTCTTACGGATAAATCTTCACCCGAAGAAATTAAAGAAACTTTCCAGATGAGCAAAGCTGCATTTAAGCGTGCGCTAGGAAAGCTTATGAAAGAAGAGAAGATCATTCAAGAAGACGGGAAAACATACCTTCAAATCTAA
- a CDS encoding solute symporter family protein, whose translation MNGTAFSLFLGIVALTLVITYFASKKTKTTSDFYTADGGLTGMQNGLAIAGDYMSAASFLGIAGTIALSGFDGFFYSIGFLVAYLVVLYLVAEPLRNLGKYTMADMIAARFNDKKVRGVAALNTMAISTFYMVAQLVGAGALIKLLLGIDYIYSVLIVGVLMTVYVVFGGMTATSWVQIVKAILLMLGTFIISVMVFAKFGFSFTEMFNQVKNATPLGESFLNPGNKFKDPLDTISLNLALVLGTAGLPHILIRFFTVKDAPTARKSVVYATWLIGAFYIMTIFLGFGAAAFVGQDKIVAANAAGNMAAPLLAEVLGGEFLFAFVSAVAFATILAVVAGLVLSAASAFAHDFYTHIVRKGHATEREQMKAAKWASVGVAIISIILALFAQKLNVAFLVSLAFAVAASANLPIILLTIFWKRFNTAGAVTGMLVGLISSLVLVTISPSVWSPIEGAAILTGEAIFPLANPGIVSIPLGFLGAIVGTMLTKPSDADKFNEILVKANTGSGLRKGA comes from the coding sequence ATGAATGGTACAGCGTTTTCTTTGTTTCTAGGAATTGTCGCTTTAACATTAGTCATTACTTATTTTGCATCTAAAAAAACGAAAACTACAAGTGATTTCTACACAGCTGACGGTGGCCTAACTGGCATGCAGAACGGACTTGCTATCGCAGGTGACTATATGTCAGCAGCTTCGTTTCTAGGAATTGCGGGCACAATTGCACTTTCTGGCTTTGATGGCTTTTTCTATAGCATTGGTTTTTTAGTAGCCTATCTGGTTGTTCTATATTTGGTCGCAGAGCCACTTCGTAACCTAGGTAAATATACGATGGCGGATATGATTGCTGCAAGGTTCAATGATAAAAAAGTTCGTGGTGTTGCTGCACTTAATACGATGGCGATATCAACCTTTTATATGGTTGCGCAATTAGTTGGTGCTGGTGCCTTAATCAAACTGTTATTAGGTATTGATTACATATATTCCGTCCTTATCGTGGGTGTTTTAATGACTGTCTATGTTGTTTTTGGCGGAATGACTGCTACTTCATGGGTGCAAATTGTTAAAGCTATTTTATTAATGCTCGGTACATTTATTATTTCTGTTATGGTATTCGCAAAATTCGGATTCAGTTTTACAGAAATGTTTAACCAAGTAAAAAATGCTACTCCACTTGGTGAGTCCTTTTTAAATCCAGGAAACAAGTTTAAAGATCCTCTTGATACGATCTCATTAAACTTAGCACTCGTTTTAGGTACAGCCGGCCTTCCTCATATTTTAATCCGATTCTTCACTGTAAAAGATGCACCTACTGCAAGGAAATCAGTTGTATATGCCACATGGCTGATCGGTGCTTTTTATATCATGACGATCTTTTTAGGCTTTGGAGCTGCTGCTTTTGTTGGTCAAGATAAAATTGTAGCAGCAAATGCAGCTGGAAACATGGCCGCTCCATTGCTTGCTGAAGTGCTTGGAGGGGAGTTTTTATTTGCTTTTGTTTCAGCTGTCGCTTTTGCTACCATTTTAGCGGTTGTAGCAGGACTTGTGCTATCAGCAGCTTCTGCTTTTGCACATGACTTTTACACACATATCGTACGAAAAGGTCATGCGACAGAGAGAGAGCAAATGAAAGCAGCCAAATGGGCTTCTGTTGGCGTAGCTATTATCTCGATTATTTTAGCCCTTTTTGCACAAAAACTGAACGTTGCATTCTTGGTCTCTCTTGCCTTTGCAGTTGCGGCAAGTGCGAACCTTCCAATCATCCTGCTTACGATCTTCTGGAAACGCTTTAATACAGCTGGTGCCGTAACAGGTATGCTTGTTGGATTAATAAGCTCACTAGTTTTGGTAACAATTTCGCCAAGCGTTTGGTCTCCTATAGAAGGAGCAGCTATATTAACGGGCGAAGCAATTTTCCCTCTCGCGAATCCTGGAATTGTATCTATTCCGCTCGGTTTCTTAGGAGCAATTGTAGGCACGATGCTAACAAAACCTTCTGATGCCGACAAGTTTAACGAAATATTAGTAAAAGCTAATACAGGTTCAGGATTGCGTAAAGGTGCATAA
- a CDS encoding DMT family transporter has product MIKKPWFADFNLLLVALIWGTTFVIVQKAIAFLEPYSFNTIRFSFAALILVLILFLFNSSSLIHFKNKNLLISGVILGFWLFLGYGLQTVGLLYTTSSKAGFITGLSVVLVPLFSYILLKHKLNWQVGISSLLAVAGLYLLTIHNSLTLNVGDAYVLLCAVSFALHIVFTGKFAGSFNALCLTVIQLATVSVLSFFTALFTENWREMFAAKMVLQPEVITALVITALFATALAFLAQTYFQSFTTPARVALIFAMEPVFAAITAFLMLGERLGPKALTGCFFILLGMILSEIKFNDLFIKRKQKEWDLS; this is encoded by the coding sequence ATGATTAAAAAACCTTGGTTTGCGGATTTCAATTTATTACTGGTTGCACTGATCTGGGGAACTACTTTTGTTATCGTGCAAAAAGCTATTGCTTTTTTAGAGCCTTATTCCTTTAATACGATACGCTTTAGTTTTGCGGCACTTATCTTGGTTCTTATTCTATTTTTGTTTAACTCGTCATCACTCATTCATTTTAAAAATAAAAATCTTTTGATAAGCGGTGTTATTCTCGGATTTTGGTTGTTCCTAGGTTATGGCCTTCAAACGGTTGGACTATTATATACCACATCATCTAAAGCTGGATTTATTACAGGCTTAAGTGTGGTTTTAGTACCGCTTTTTAGCTATATCTTGTTGAAACACAAGCTGAATTGGCAAGTCGGAATAAGTTCGTTACTTGCTGTTGCAGGTCTCTACTTACTGACTATACACAACAGTTTAACATTAAATGTCGGCGATGCTTATGTACTGTTATGTGCTGTTTCTTTTGCTCTTCATATTGTTTTTACCGGTAAGTTCGCTGGATCATTCAATGCCTTGTGTTTAACAGTCATACAGCTTGCAACCGTTTCTGTCTTAAGTTTTTTTACAGCTTTATTCACAGAGAATTGGCGAGAGATGTTTGCAGCAAAAATGGTGCTTCAACCCGAAGTAATCACTGCACTAGTAATCACTGCATTGTTTGCAACAGCTTTAGCTTTCTTAGCACAAACATATTTTCAATCGTTTACTACTCCTGCAAGGGTGGCTCTCATTTTTGCTATGGAACCCGTTTTTGCAGCCATAACAGCCTTCCTCATGCTTGGTGAACGTCTTGGACCAAAAGCGTTAACGGGGTGTTTCTTTATATTGCTGGGTATGATTCTGTCTGAAATCAAATTTAATGATTTATTTATAAAACGCAAACAAAAAGAGTGGGATCTTTCTTAA
- a CDS encoding 5'-3' exonuclease, whose translation MDMEKKEVLLLIDGFNLLSRCYFATAYGKEMHDLPRNSKGQFINAIRVTIQKLLMLVREHEPSHIVVAWDVKRDETLRREKFADYKGTRNELPDPLIQQYETLVQLFDDIGITQVTIPRYEADDIIGTLAHRWRNERDGECIIYSNDRDLLQLLCEKTSQLITVKRDELKYTLNHFQEEYGITPNQWIDVKALLGDKSDNIPGVAGVGDKAALPLIQQYGAVESIYENFENLDPRYKRYLKKLEAGREMAVLSKDLCTIFTDVPDVIDRDLEECRYILDKQIVRSALQELEIQIRVG comes from the coding sequence ATGGACATGGAGAAGAAAGAAGTACTGCTTTTGATAGATGGATTTAATTTGTTAAGCAGATGTTATTTTGCTACAGCATATGGAAAAGAAATGCATGACCTGCCACGGAACTCTAAAGGGCAATTTATTAATGCGATTCGCGTAACGATACAAAAACTGCTTATGCTTGTTCGTGAACATGAACCATCACATATCGTTGTTGCGTGGGATGTTAAACGTGACGAAACGCTCAGAAGAGAGAAATTTGCAGATTACAAAGGAACAAGGAACGAATTGCCTGACCCTCTTATTCAGCAATATGAGACACTCGTCCAGCTTTTTGATGACATTGGAATCACTCAAGTTACGATCCCAAGATATGAAGCTGATGACATTATTGGAACACTCGCTCATCGCTGGCGCAATGAACGTGACGGAGAATGCATCATTTACAGCAATGACCGCGATTTGCTGCAGCTTTTATGTGAAAAAACGTCACAGCTGATTACGGTAAAACGCGATGAACTGAAGTATACGCTGAATCATTTTCAAGAGGAGTACGGCATCACACCTAATCAATGGATTGATGTTAAGGCTCTCTTAGGTGATAAGAGTGATAACATTCCAGGTGTAGCAGGTGTTGGTGATAAAGCAGCATTACCACTCATACAGCAATATGGAGCGGTTGAATCTATTTATGAGAACTTTGAAAATTTAGATCCGAGGTATAAACGTTACCTTAAAAAACTTGAAGCTGGCCGAGAAATGGCTGTTTTAAGTAAAGACCTATGTACGATTTTTACGGATGTGCCTGATGTAATTGACAGAGATTTAGAGGAATGCAGATATATTTTAGACAAACAAATCGTTCGAAGCGCTTTGCAAGAACTTGAGATACAAATAAGAGTGGGTTAA
- a CDS encoding DUF485 domain-containing protein translates to MLPKKQQKFEHPRYSEIVESSQFKQLMEEKKRFIMPMTVFFLLFYFSLPLLTAYTDVLNQRAIGDISWAWIFAFAQFIMTWSLCMIYTKRAKRFDELAEKVVTEMDKEASS, encoded by the coding sequence TTGTTACCTAAAAAACAGCAAAAATTTGAACACCCAAGGTATAGCGAAATCGTTGAATCCAGTCAATTTAAGCAGTTAATGGAAGAGAAAAAACGTTTTATTATGCCGATGACCGTATTTTTTTTACTGTTTTACTTTAGCCTTCCCCTTTTAACAGCTTACACAGATGTATTGAACCAACGGGCCATAGGTGATATCTCGTGGGCATGGATCTTTGCATTTGCACAATTTATAATGACGTGGTCGTTATGTATGATCTATACGAAGCGAGCAAAACGATTCGATGAGCTTGCTGAAAAAGTTGTAACAGAAATGGACAAGGAGGCCTCCTCATGA
- a CDS encoding HD domain-containing protein — MKHTMIDQTENFVKNKLKDESSGHDWYHIYRVRNLAEKIAEKEGANHFVCVMAALLHDIADEKIAGSEEEGLEEVKQWLESISVEDHYITHILSIISTMSFKGGNQTEMNSIEGKVVQDADRLDALGAIGIGRTFAYSGAKGQLMYDPEIPVREKMTKEQYRNEKSTAVNHFYEKLLKLKHGMNTSYARKLADDRHVFLESFLDQFFGEWEGKL, encoded by the coding sequence ATGAAACATACGATGATCGATCAAACAGAGAATTTTGTAAAGAACAAGCTAAAAGACGAAAGCAGCGGACATGATTGGTATCACATATACCGTGTAAGAAATCTAGCTGAAAAAATTGCTGAAAAAGAAGGAGCGAACCATTTTGTATGTGTAATGGCTGCGTTGCTTCACGACATAGCTGATGAAAAAATTGCTGGAAGTGAAGAAGAAGGGTTAGAAGAAGTAAAGCAATGGCTAGAGTCTATATCCGTTGAAGATCATTACATAACTCATATTTTGTCCATTATTTCTACTATGTCTTTTAAAGGCGGTAATCAAACTGAGATGAATTCAATCGAGGGGAAGGTCGTTCAAGACGCTGACCGGCTGGATGCACTCGGAGCTATTGGAATCGGAAGAACGTTTGCATATTCAGGAGCAAAAGGACAATTGATGTACGACCCTGAGATTCCTGTTCGAGAAAAAATGACTAAAGAACAGTACCGAAATGAAAAAAGTACGGCCGTTAACCACTTTTATGAAAAACTATTAAAGTTAAAGCATGGAATGAACACATCTTACGCAAGAAAGCTTGCAGATGATCGTCATGTATTCTTAGAGAGCTTTTTGGATCAGTTTTTCGGTGAGTGGGAAGGGAAATTATAA
- a CDS encoding formate--tetrahydrofolate ligase — protein sequence MLEKVTYKSDIEIAQSAKMLRIEEIVGQLGIEEDDWEPYGRYKGKLSLDLFQKLQSVEEGKVVLVTAISPTPAGEGKSTVTVGLGQALNRVGKKTIIALREPSLGPSMGIKGGAAGGGYSQVMPMEDINLHFTGDLHAITTANNALAALIDNHIHQGNELNIDPRRIVWKRALDMNDRALRKIVIGLGGPVQGVPREDGFDITVASEVMAIFCLANDLEDLKARLSRMVVAFDYDNQPVTAGDLNAHGALTLLLKDAIRPNIVQTLENTPALVHGGPFANIAHGCNSVIATKLASKLGDMVVTEAGFGADLGAEKFLDIKARYAGINPSAVVIVATVRALKMHGGLAKEYLKNPDVGALEKGMPNLEKHLETLKHFGVPVVVAINKFVTDTDEEIAFIKEWCKEKGVAAEEADVWAKGGEGGEALAKRVLETIETEKNSYKPLYELNVSLQEKIETICKKVYGAGEVQFSPKALKQMKQYNDFGWNELPVCMAKTQYSFSDDPKKLGRPENFTITIRELKPSIGAGFIVALTGDVMTMPGLPKVPAANNMDVSEDGKAVGLF from the coding sequence ATGCTAGAAAAGGTTACGTATAAAAGTGATATCGAGATTGCCCAATCAGCTAAAATGCTGCGAATTGAAGAAATTGTAGGACAACTAGGAATTGAAGAAGATGATTGGGAGCCTTACGGAAGATACAAAGGGAAACTCTCATTAGATCTTTTTCAAAAACTTCAAAGTGTTGAAGAGGGAAAAGTAGTCTTAGTTACAGCAATTAGTCCAACACCTGCAGGAGAAGGTAAATCTACGGTAACAGTTGGACTTGGACAAGCACTTAATCGTGTAGGAAAGAAAACGATTATCGCTTTGCGTGAACCATCATTAGGCCCTAGCATGGGGATTAAAGGCGGAGCAGCAGGTGGTGGTTATTCACAAGTCATGCCGATGGAAGATATCAATCTTCACTTTACTGGCGACCTGCATGCCATTACTACTGCGAACAATGCATTAGCCGCACTTATTGATAACCACATTCACCAAGGAAACGAGTTGAATATCGACCCGCGGCGCATCGTATGGAAGCGTGCATTAGATATGAACGACCGCGCTTTAAGAAAAATCGTGATCGGATTAGGCGGACCCGTTCAAGGCGTTCCTCGTGAAGACGGGTTTGATATAACCGTTGCATCTGAAGTTATGGCGATCTTCTGTTTAGCGAACGATCTAGAAGACTTAAAAGCACGACTTTCTAGAATGGTTGTAGCATTTGATTATGACAATCAGCCTGTTACTGCAGGGGATTTGAATGCTCATGGCGCGCTGACATTGCTATTAAAAGACGCAATTCGTCCAAATATCGTTCAAACATTGGAAAACACACCAGCTCTTGTTCATGGTGGTCCTTTTGCCAATATTGCTCATGGATGCAACAGTGTAATCGCAACAAAACTTGCATCTAAGTTAGGCGATATGGTTGTGACAGAAGCTGGATTCGGTGCTGATCTTGGAGCTGAGAAGTTCTTAGATATTAAAGCGAGATATGCTGGTATCAACCCAAGCGCAGTTGTTATTGTGGCTACAGTTAGAGCGCTTAAAATGCACGGTGGCTTAGCTAAAGAATATTTGAAAAATCCAGACGTTGGAGCACTTGAAAAAGGAATGCCAAACCTTGAGAAACACTTAGAAACATTAAAACACTTTGGTGTTCCAGTCGTTGTTGCCATCAATAAATTTGTTACAGACACAGATGAAGAAATTGCATTTATTAAAGAATGGTGTAAAGAAAAAGGCGTTGCCGCTGAAGAAGCTGATGTATGGGCTAAAGGCGGAGAAGGCGGAGAAGCGCTGGCAAAAAGAGTATTGGAGACGATTGAAACAGAAAAAAATTCATACAAACCATTGTATGAATTAAACGTTTCTTTACAAGAAAAAATAGAAACCATTTGTAAAAAAGTATACGGAGCTGGCGAAGTGCAATTCTCTCCAAAAGCACTAAAACAAATGAAGCAGTATAATGACTTTGGATGGAATGAACTGCCTGTCTGCATGGCAAAAACTCAATACTCATTCTCAGATGATCCGAAAAAGTTAGGACGTCCCGAAAACTTTACCATTACGATCAGAGAACTGAAACCTTCAATCGGGGCAGGATTCATAGTAGCTCTAACGGGGGATGTTATGACAATGCCAGGATTACCTAAAGTGCCGGCTGCAAACAACATGGACGTTTCAGAAGATGGAAAAGCAGTAGGACTATTTTAA